In the Paenibacillus sp. FSL H7-0357 genome, one interval contains:
- a CDS encoding methyl-accepting chemotaxis protein: MKLSLKVRISILLFLIISVPLFVSGIISYKLAANALQTTIEEELRTTTSSAAKSVESELEAVGNYLEIASKNSTLADFAASPASEGERKTSFSYLSGIQQDNAKLLESLIVADVNGKALLSSSSEAPELDVQDREYFQQALQGKEAISDVLTSRETNQHIVAIAHPLRQNNVIKGVLIGTIVFDSISAPVAEVKIGESGYGYMIDRTGLVVYHPDKGKILTENLDGNSNKELNALVQIMKSGKASHGFYTYEGVYKYVSFQPVGSWVVATTANYGEYMASATEIRNTTLIVVIAFILVALLAGYFFTTRSIISPIKKLEKAMAQAGDGDLTVHTAITSGDELQSLSDSFNAMIDKQEAIIEKVRAGSEVLTSMSEEMAASSEEISASIEEISSSTQEIAAGAENNNHSVVNASQVLVQLSSLVQLAQSKAAATSLNADSTNRAAQDGRIKVINTVEAMDTINSSTKETEEQLQTVSELSGKVSTIIGTINAIAKQTNLLALNAAIEAAKAGEHGRGFNVVAGEVRKLSDETHRQANEISSLVHDMVSRIAQAVSSMRGASEAVEGGVRIVNETDHAFIHIIESVEMINDSVREILEITKDEVATSDQIIKLIDSMGTISELAAMNSESVSSATEEQAATVNNFVSSAQEVSAMANELEFLVEKFIIRGK, encoded by the coding sequence GTGAAGTTAAGTTTAAAGGTTAGAATCAGCATTCTTTTGTTCCTCATCATTAGCGTGCCGTTATTTGTTTCCGGTATCATCTCTTACAAACTAGCGGCAAATGCACTGCAAACGACAATTGAAGAGGAATTAAGAACAACAACAAGTTCAGCCGCCAAGTCTGTTGAGAGCGAGCTTGAAGCGGTAGGCAATTATCTTGAAATCGCCAGCAAAAACAGCACACTGGCCGATTTCGCCGCAAGTCCAGCCTCGGAGGGAGAAAGAAAGACGTCTTTCAGTTATCTTTCCGGGATCCAGCAAGACAACGCCAAGCTGCTTGAATCGCTGATCGTTGCTGATGTGAACGGAAAGGCGCTGCTTTCCAGCAGTTCTGAAGCTCCAGAGCTGGATGTGCAGGACCGGGAGTATTTTCAGCAGGCGCTTCAGGGGAAAGAGGCGATAAGCGATGTCCTCACCTCCAGGGAAACTAATCAGCATATCGTCGCGATTGCCCATCCGCTGCGTCAGAATAATGTTATTAAGGGTGTATTGATCGGGACAATCGTCTTTGACAGCATTTCCGCGCCCGTAGCCGAAGTGAAAATTGGCGAGAGCGGATACGGGTATATGATCGACCGTACAGGCCTTGTGGTTTATCATCCTGATAAAGGCAAGATTCTCACAGAAAATCTGGACGGCAACAGTAATAAGGAATTAAATGCGCTTGTACAGATTATGAAAAGCGGCAAAGCTTCCCATGGCTTTTATACCTATGAAGGCGTCTATAAATATGTGTCCTTTCAGCCTGTAGGAAGCTGGGTTGTGGCGACCACTGCGAATTACGGGGAATATATGGCGTCTGCAACAGAGATCCGAAATACGACACTGATCGTTGTTATTGCCTTCATTCTGGTAGCTCTTCTTGCAGGGTATTTCTTCACCACCCGGAGTATCATCAGTCCAATCAAGAAGCTGGAGAAAGCCATGGCTCAGGCTGGTGATGGCGATTTGACAGTACATACGGCCATCACATCAGGGGATGAGCTGCAGTCGCTTAGCGATTCCTTTAATGCAATGATTGACAAGCAGGAAGCCATTATTGAGAAAGTAAGGGCGGGCTCGGAGGTTCTAACCTCCATGTCGGAAGAAATGGCGGCTTCTTCAGAGGAGATCAGTGCGTCGATTGAAGAAATCAGCTCCAGCACTCAGGAAATTGCCGCCGGTGCGGAGAATAACAACCATTCGGTAGTGAATGCCTCCCAGGTTCTGGTGCAGCTTTCCAGTCTGGTGCAGCTGGCTCAGAGCAAGGCGGCAGCGACCTCCCTGAATGCGGACAGCACCAACCGGGCAGCACAGGATGGCAGAATCAAGGTCATTAATACGGTTGAAGCGATGGATACGATCAACAGCAGCACCAAGGAGACAGAAGAGCAGCTGCAGACTGTGAGCGAGTTGTCCGGCAAAGTTTCCACTATTATCGGAACCATTAATGCCATCGCCAAGCAGACCAATTTATTGGCACTGAATGCCGCCATCGAAGCTGCAAAAGCGGGAGAACACGGGCGCGGCTTCAACGTGGTGGCCGGAGAGGTGCGGAAGCTGTCGGATGAAACGCACAGGCAGGCAAACGAAATCTCATCGCTGGTACATGATATGGTCTCCCGGATTGCGCAAGCTGTGAGCTCGATGCGGGGTGCCTCGGAAGCCGTGGAGGGCGGAGTGAGGATCGTTAATGAAACCGATCATGCATTTATCCATATCATTGAATCGGTGGAGATGATTAACGATAGTGTGCGGGAAATCCTGGAGATTACCAAAGACGAGGTTGCTACCTCGGATCAGATCATCAAGCTCATTGACTCTATGGGCACGATCTCGGAATTGGCGGCAATGAACAGCGAAAGTGTATCCAGCGCAACCGAGGAACAAGCGGCGACAGTCAACAATTTCGTCTCTTCTGCCCAGGAGGTCAGCGCCATGGCCAATGAGCTGGAATTCCTCGTTGAGAAATTTATAATTAGGGGGAAATGA
- a CDS encoding ATP-binding protein has product MNAVHKEVLLHGLEHTQGIIDGIIEELDLEAYAFDIRLILVEAITNAYYHGNLSDCTKPIYIRYLLRDELLKLQVEDSGEGGRDLVIPQDISSDELLDDGGRGLYLISCFSDSVEMIRNTMYISKNVCPI; this is encoded by the coding sequence ATGAACGCTGTACATAAGGAAGTGCTGCTTCACGGACTGGAGCACACACAGGGAATTATTGACGGAATTATCGAAGAGCTTGATTTGGAAGCCTATGCTTTTGATATCCGTCTGATTCTGGTTGAGGCTATTACGAATGCGTATTATCACGGGAATCTCAGCGATTGCACGAAGCCGATCTATATCCGGTATTTGCTTAGAGATGAGCTGCTTAAGCTTCAGGTCGAAGACTCTGGAGAAGGCGGCCGGGATCTCGTTATTCCGCAGGATATCAGTAGTGACGAGCTGCTGGATGACGGAGGAAGAGGTCTGTACTTGATCAGCTGCTTCTCGGATAGTGTGGAGATGATCCGAAATACGATGTACATCAGCAAGAATGTATGTCCTATATAG
- a CDS encoding SpoIIE family protein phosphatase, translating into MATDKHCKNQHGAPSPQQCMEHYGCIYENNHLITLMVDPADGSIVDANRAACDFYGYRLRDFRKLHISDLNAEGEAGDRDFVDKAMPGGEYLGNQVFMDRHQLAGGQIIVVEIHTGIMTMLGKTCVYTVIHDVSERVRSEQRLRESEERYRDLVDLCPEAILVYSGGTILFANQQTEKMFGRKKKELIGKGIDDFFYEEPLSSTEYKKLKTKGSMKDRFRIEQRFIRHDKHIFDLEISGVPIVYEEEVALQLVLRDITENKKELERAVKLQEHRHAVAFPLENRAVLDKIYIPATTLSGDFFIFHKIDDEQVIGIIGDVTGKGISAALSISALRVLFLDSLLTSIEPVQVLKDLNLKAGQYLGEDYIAGCCFHLDFGASVLKAAGAGINEFIYVPKAQAGQQITVKGAPLGMFSDSEFEQQAVAFGSGDRFCFYSDGMELLFEEAELGREYEYLHDKVAGVCLQDDCTWLSLNIQ; encoded by the coding sequence ATGGCAACAGACAAACATTGCAAGAATCAGCATGGCGCACCCAGCCCTCAGCAGTGTATGGAGCACTATGGCTGTATTTATGAGAATAACCATTTAATTACCTTGATGGTTGACCCGGCTGACGGAAGTATCGTTGATGCGAACAGGGCAGCCTGCGATTTCTATGGCTACCGCCTCCGTGATTTCAGAAAACTTCATATCTCGGATTTGAATGCAGAGGGTGAGGCTGGGGATCGGGACTTCGTGGATAAGGCGATGCCCGGCGGAGAATATCTGGGAAACCAGGTGTTTATGGACAGGCATCAGTTGGCCGGAGGCCAGATCATAGTGGTGGAGATTCATACGGGGATCATGACGATGTTAGGAAAGACATGTGTCTACACCGTTATTCATGACGTCAGCGAGCGGGTCCGCTCCGAACAAAGACTCCGGGAAAGCGAAGAACGTTACAGGGATCTGGTTGATCTCTGTCCTGAAGCCATTCTGGTTTACAGCGGGGGAACGATTCTGTTTGCAAATCAGCAAACTGAGAAGATGTTCGGCAGGAAGAAGAAGGAACTGATTGGAAAGGGCATTGATGATTTTTTTTACGAGGAACCGCTTAGCAGCACAGAGTATAAAAAACTAAAAACCAAAGGTTCCATGAAGGACCGGTTTCGGATCGAGCAGCGTTTTATCCGGCATGACAAACATATTTTTGATCTGGAGATCTCGGGCGTACCGATTGTATATGAAGAAGAAGTAGCTCTGCAATTGGTATTAAGGGATATTACGGAGAACAAAAAGGAACTTGAACGGGCGGTCAAGCTTCAAGAACACCGTCATGCCGTTGCTTTTCCTCTGGAGAACAGGGCAGTGCTGGACAAGATCTACATTCCTGCTACAACACTCAGCGGCGACTTCTTCATCTTTCACAAAATTGATGATGAACAGGTCATCGGAATCATCGGTGACGTCACCGGCAAAGGCATTTCGGCCGCATTAAGCATCTCCGCGCTGCGTGTGCTGTTCCTGGACAGTCTGCTCACTTCAATAGAGCCGGTTCAGGTTCTGAAGGATTTGAATCTGAAAGCGGGACAGTATCTGGGAGAGGATTATATTGCCGGCTGCTGCTTTCATCTCGATTTCGGCGCCAGTGTGCTTAAGGCAGCAGGGGCCGGGATCAACGAATTCATCTATGTGCCGAAAGCGCAGGCCGGCCAGCAAATAACAGTCAAAGGAGCTCCGCTGGGCATGTTCAGCGACAGTGAATTTGAGCAGCAGGCTGTTGCATTTGGATCGGGTGACCGTTTCTGCTTCTATAGCGACGGTATGGAGCTTTTGTTTGAAGAAGCGGAGTTAGGCCGTGAATACGAATATTTGCACGATAAGGTTGCGGGCGTTTGTCTGCAGGACGACTGCACCTGGCTGAGCCTGAATATCCAGTGA
- the map gene encoding type I methionyl aminopeptidase: MIIMKSMEEIEKMRAAGKILAECHRQIAGMLKPGITTWEIDQFAEKFILSQGATPEQKGYHGYPYATCASVNDVICHGFPKHEPLKDGDIVTIDMVVNLNGWLADSAWSYGIGNISDQAAKLLETTKESLFKGIEQAVAGNRIGDVAHAIQVYAESNGFSVVRDFIGHGIGSEMHEAPEVPHYGPAGKGPRLKEGMVFTIEPMLNTGSYRTKVDADGWTARTIDGGLSAQYEHTLAITPQGTIILTEL; the protein is encoded by the coding sequence ATGATCATCATGAAATCGATGGAAGAGATCGAAAAAATGCGTGCAGCCGGCAAGATTCTTGCTGAATGCCACCGGCAAATCGCCGGAATGCTGAAACCCGGAATTACGACCTGGGAAATTGACCAGTTTGCTGAGAAGTTCATTCTTTCCCAAGGGGCAACACCTGAGCAAAAAGGGTATCATGGATATCCTTACGCAACCTGCGCATCCGTGAACGATGTAATCTGCCATGGGTTTCCCAAACATGAGCCGCTTAAAGACGGTGACATTGTAACGATTGATATGGTCGTGAACCTGAATGGCTGGCTGGCCGACTCTGCGTGGTCCTACGGGATAGGCAACATCAGCGATCAGGCAGCGAAGCTGCTGGAAACGACCAAGGAGTCACTGTTCAAGGGCATAGAGCAGGCAGTTGCAGGCAACCGGATCGGCGATGTCGCCCATGCCATTCAGGTGTATGCCGAGTCGAACGGGTTCTCAGTCGTCCGTGATTTTATCGGGCACGGCATCGGCTCCGAAATGCATGAAGCCCCTGAGGTGCCTCACTACGGACCTGCAGGCAAAGGACCGCGTCTCAAGGAAGGCATGGTCTTCACCATTGAGCCGATGCTCAATACCGGAAGCTACCGGACAAAGGTAGATGCGGACGGGTGGACAGCCCGGACGATTGACGGCGGCTTGTCGGCGCAATACGAGCACACCCTGGCGATAACTCCGCAGGGAACGATTATTTTGACGGAGCTGTAA
- the cysI gene encoding assimilatory sulfite reductase (NADPH) hemoprotein subunit, producing the protein MANNESAVKPIGGPPSDVEHIKIESNYLRGALVETLGNPVTGGLPEDDNRLLKFHGSYMQDDRDLRSERERSKLEPAYQFMLRVVAPGGVATAAQWLVMDELAHKYGNGTLRLTTRQAFQMHGVLKWNLKKTIKTINDTLMTTLAACGDVNRNVMSAPNPYQSETHAEVYEWARKISDHLSPRTPAYHEIWLDGEKVVDSKEGVEVEPIYGPVYLPRKFKIGLAVPPSNDVDVFSQDLGFIAVLEEGKLVGFNVSVGGGMGMTHGDTNTYPQLGRVIGFCRPEQMIDVAEKTVTIQRDYGNRSVRKNARFKYTIDRHGLDWFTGELHHRLGWQLEAARAFHFDHNGDRYGWVKGINGKWNLTLYIQSGRIQDQEGYPLMTGLREIAKIHTGDFRLTPNQNLIIGNVSSAKKRKVDELARQYGLTDGAQHTALRRSAMSCVALPTCGLAMAEAERYLPLLLDKLELIIDEAGLRNEEIIIRMTGCPNGCARPALGEIAFIGKAPGRYNMYLGAGFTGDRLNKLYKENIDENEILETLGPILQRFAKERAAGEHFGDFVIRSGYVKAVTSGLNFHD; encoded by the coding sequence ATGGCGAATAATGAATCAGCGGTGAAGCCGATCGGCGGCCCGCCTAGTGATGTTGAACATATAAAGATTGAGAGCAACTACCTGCGGGGCGCACTTGTGGAGACACTGGGCAACCCGGTAACCGGAGGACTGCCAGAGGATGACAACCGGCTGCTCAAATTTCATGGCAGCTACATGCAGGATGACCGGGATTTGCGCAGTGAGCGTGAGCGCTCCAAGCTGGAGCCGGCCTATCAGTTCATGCTGCGTGTGGTGGCTCCGGGCGGAGTCGCTACTGCAGCACAGTGGCTGGTCATGGATGAGCTTGCCCATAAATACGGCAACGGCACACTCCGTTTGACGACACGACAAGCGTTTCAAATGCACGGTGTGCTGAAATGGAACCTGAAAAAGACGATCAAGACCATTAACGATACGCTGATGACCACACTCGCAGCCTGCGGGGATGTCAACCGCAACGTGATGAGCGCCCCGAATCCGTATCAGTCCGAAACGCATGCGGAAGTGTACGAATGGGCCCGGAAGATCAGCGATCATCTATCCCCGCGTACTCCGGCATACCATGAAATCTGGCTGGACGGCGAGAAGGTTGTGGACAGCAAGGAAGGCGTAGAAGTGGAACCGATCTACGGTCCGGTCTATCTGCCGCGCAAATTCAAAATCGGTCTGGCAGTGCCGCCCTCCAATGACGTCGATGTCTTCTCCCAGGATCTTGGCTTCATCGCGGTATTGGAGGAAGGCAAGCTGGTAGGATTTAATGTTTCGGTTGGCGGCGGGATGGGCATGACGCACGGCGATACGAACACCTATCCCCAGCTTGGGCGGGTGATCGGCTTCTGCCGGCCGGAGCAGATGATTGATGTGGCGGAGAAGACGGTCACGATTCAGCGTGACTATGGCAACCGCTCCGTCCGCAAAAATGCCCGTTTCAAATATACCATCGACCGCCATGGCCTGGATTGGTTTACGGGCGAGCTGCATCACCGGCTGGGCTGGCAGCTGGAGGCTGCCCGTGCATTCCATTTCGACCATAACGGTGACCGTTACGGCTGGGTGAAGGGCATCAACGGTAAATGGAATTTGACGTTGTATATCCAAAGCGGGCGGATTCAGGACCAGGAAGGTTATCCGCTGATGACCGGACTGCGGGAGATCGCTAAGATACACACCGGGGATTTCCGTCTGACGCCGAATCAGAATCTGATTATCGGCAATGTGAGCAGTGCGAAGAAACGTAAGGTGGACGAACTTGCCCGGCAATACGGTTTGACCGACGGAGCGCAGCACACCGCTCTGCGGCGCAGCGCTATGTCCTGTGTAGCTTTGCCAACCTGTGGTCTTGCCATGGCCGAAGCGGAACGTTATCTTCCCCTCCTGCTCGATAAGCTGGAGCTGATCATTGATGAAGCGGGCCTGCGCAACGAAGAGATTATCATCCGCATGACCGGCTGCCCGAATGGCTGTGCCAGACCGGCACTGGGGGAAATCGCCTTTATCGGCAAAGCTCCGGGCAGATATAATATGTATCTGGGTGCGGGCTTTACCGGAGACAGGCTGAACAAGCTGTACAAGGAAAATATCGACGAGAATGAAATTCTTGAAACGCTGGGGCCTATTCTTCAACGCTTTGCCAAAGAACGCGCGGCGGGCGAACATTTCGGAGATTTTGTTATCCGCAGCGGCTATGTAAAGGCCGTCACCTCGGGGCTTAATTTCCATGACTGA
- a CDS encoding assimilatory sulfite reductase (NADPH) flavoprotein subunit — protein MQLQVTNSPFNENQVELLNRLLPTLTETQQIWLGGYLSALSLQGNAAVVSTGTPLQAEGIAAAVSPAAQPQISREVTVLFGSQTGNCQRLASSLSRKLEEQGFQVTVSAMNGFKPNGLKKVENLLLLVSTHGEGEPPDNARAFHEFIYSKRAPQLDHLRYSVLALGDTSYEFFCQTGKDFDQRLEELGGRRLSPRVDCDLDYDEPVAEWFQQVISSLSGPQNAPAIAGEAVQAAEHAESPDSAYSRNHPFLAEVLENLNLNGRGSDRETRHLELSLAGSNLSFEPGDSLGVYPENHPQLVADIIAAMGWNSDESVPLNKKGEEGTLHEALLRHYEITVLTKPLLEQAAQLTASAGLHALLAPDHQQELKSYIQGRDLLDLVQDFAPWEVPARSFVTILRKLPARLYSIASSYNANPDEVHFTVRAVRYESHDRDRYGVCSVHCAERVQPGDTLPIYIQNNPNFKLPANSEVPVIMIGPGTGVAPFRSFLEEREEQGASGRTWLFYGDRHFVTDFLYQTDWQRMLKDGVLNKLDVAFSRDTEEKVYVQHRILEQSRELYAWLQEGAHVYVCGDEKHMAHDVHSALVTVIQRESGLSPEEAAAYLEHMQQEQRYQRDVY, from the coding sequence GTGCAACTACAAGTTACGAACAGTCCATTTAACGAGAACCAGGTTGAGCTTCTGAACCGCCTTCTGCCGACATTGACAGAGACGCAGCAGATCTGGCTCGGCGGATATTTGTCCGCGTTGTCCTTGCAGGGAAATGCGGCAGTGGTTTCCACTGGCACGCCGCTGCAAGCAGAGGGGATTGCAGCAGCCGTCTCCCCGGCGGCACAGCCGCAAATCTCCCGCGAAGTGACGGTGCTGTTCGGTTCTCAGACCGGCAACTGCCAGCGTCTGGCGTCCAGTCTGTCCCGCAAGCTGGAGGAGCAGGGCTTCCAGGTTACCGTGTCGGCAATGAACGGCTTCAAGCCGAATGGTCTGAAGAAGGTCGAGAATCTGCTGCTGCTGGTCAGCACGCACGGCGAAGGCGAACCGCCGGATAATGCCCGGGCCTTCCATGAATTTATCTATAGCAAGAGAGCGCCCCAACTGGATCATCTGCGTTATTCCGTACTGGCGCTCGGCGACACCTCCTATGAGTTCTTTTGCCAGACCGGCAAGGATTTCGATCAGCGTCTCGAAGAGCTGGGCGGACGGCGTCTGAGCCCGCGCGTCGATTGTGATCTCGATTACGATGAGCCGGTAGCGGAATGGTTCCAGCAGGTCATCAGCTCACTGAGCGGTCCGCAGAATGCCCCGGCAATTGCCGGGGAAGCGGTACAGGCAGCTGAACATGCGGAGTCGCCGGATTCAGCCTACTCACGCAACCATCCTTTCCTTGCTGAAGTGCTGGAGAATCTTAATCTGAACGGACGCGGCTCTGACCGCGAGACCCGCCATCTGGAGCTGTCGCTTGCCGGCTCCAATCTGAGCTTCGAGCCGGGCGACTCGCTGGGAGTGTACCCGGAGAATCATCCTCAGCTGGTGGCGGATATTATTGCCGCTATGGGCTGGAATAGCGATGAATCTGTTCCCCTTAATAAGAAGGGGGAGGAAGGCACTCTGCATGAAGCGCTGCTGCGTCATTATGAAATTACAGTCCTGACGAAGCCGCTGCTGGAACAGGCGGCACAATTGACCGCATCGGCAGGGCTTCATGCGCTGCTTGCTCCGGATCATCAGCAGGAGCTGAAGTCATATATCCAGGGACGTGATCTGCTGGATCTGGTCCAGGATTTCGCACCATGGGAAGTGCCTGCACGCAGCTTTGTAACCATTCTGCGCAAGCTGCCCGCAAGACTGTATTCGATCGCTAGCAGCTATAACGCGAACCCCGATGAGGTTCATTTCACGGTTCGCGCGGTGCGGTACGAATCACATGACCGTGACCGTTACGGCGTCTGCTCGGTCCATTGCGCTGAACGGGTACAGCCGGGCGATACCCTTCCGATCTATATTCAGAACAACCCGAATTTCAAACTTCCGGCCAATTCCGAGGTTCCCGTGATTATGATCGGGCCGGGTACGGGGGTAGCGCCATTCCGTTCCTTCCTGGAAGAGCGGGAAGAGCAGGGCGCAAGCGGCAGAACTTGGCTGTTCTACGGCGACCGGCATTTCGTGACCGATTTCCTCTATCAGACGGATTGGCAGAGAATGCTTAAGGACGGCGTGCTGAACAAGCTGGATGTTGCGTTCTCCCGGGATACGGAAGAGAAAGTATATGTACAGCACCGCATTTTGGAACAGAGCCGTGAGCTGTATGCCTGGCTGCAGGAAGGTGCTCATGTGTATGTATGCGGTGACGAGAAGCATATGGCCCATGATGTTCATTCCGCACTGGTCACTGTGATCCAGCGGGAGAGCGGCTTAAGCCCGGAAGAGGCAGCAGCTTACCTGGAGCACATGCAGCAGGAACAGCGTTATCAGCGCGATGTGTATTAA
- a CDS encoding MDR family MFS transporter yields the protein MEENHERRGKVPFWPIMIAIFFGNFVSVLSTTTINIAVPLLMNHFHTGLHTMQWMVTGFMLATGVTAPLAGYLGGRFSYKRLYLFALSGFTLFSLLCAVSGNPLMLIIFRMLQGSCSGLIMACTMTIIFQVIPIERRPFAVSLWSLSAMVAPAIGPTFSGWLLQYASWHWLFLINIPVGLVAIILTQLLIPYYRMNVPKSFDVPGLITVVTGSLALLTAFSQGSSWGWSSWRTLLLIAAGIVLLLLFVLRELRTEVPLLNLRVFQNRRFTAMLCIYSLVTVAMYAGTYLTPLFLQTVQGATTLKTGLILLPSSILLALLSPVVGKLYPKFGPVKLISAGIAFIFAGLFMLSRLHVDVSHNFILWAMVVRNLGIGLANVPSSTASMEEIPVEWSGHATSINNWVRNVLSSLAIAVFTSLLSSRSVIHSKELVESGAASSDSITLLSFTMGVNDVFVVAAIIVLFGFPLMLLLRRKGGTTPLQMQTHVRKIANQ from the coding sequence ATGGAAGAGAACCATGAACGACGAGGCAAAGTTCCTTTTTGGCCGATTATGATTGCCATATTCTTCGGGAACTTTGTCTCTGTCTTAAGCACCACAACGATTAACATTGCTGTTCCCCTACTAATGAATCATTTCCATACCGGCTTGCACACGATGCAGTGGATGGTTACCGGCTTTATGCTGGCAACAGGTGTAACGGCACCTTTGGCCGGTTATCTTGGCGGCAGATTCAGTTATAAGAGACTTTATTTGTTCGCTTTATCGGGCTTTACACTGTTCTCCCTGTTATGCGCCGTATCGGGTAACCCGCTGATGCTGATCATTTTCCGGATGCTTCAAGGCTCATGCAGCGGACTGATTATGGCCTGCACGATGACGATTATCTTTCAGGTCATTCCGATTGAGCGCCGGCCCTTCGCCGTCAGCCTGTGGTCGCTGTCCGCAATGGTTGCGCCGGCCATCGGGCCGACCTTCAGCGGCTGGCTGCTGCAGTATGCCAGCTGGCACTGGCTGTTCCTGATTAATATCCCGGTGGGACTTGTGGCTATTATATTAACCCAACTGTTGATCCCTTACTACCGGATGAATGTACCGAAGTCATTCGATGTTCCCGGCCTGATTACGGTGGTGACGGGCAGCCTCGCGCTTCTGACTGCTTTTAGCCAAGGCAGCAGCTGGGGCTGGAGTTCCTGGAGAACTCTATTGTTAATCGCTGCCGGGATCGTTCTGCTCCTCTTGTTTGTCCTGCGTGAATTGCGGACGGAAGTGCCGCTGCTGAATCTGCGCGTATTTCAGAACCGGCGGTTCACGGCTATGCTGTGCATCTATAGTCTGGTAACGGTGGCGATGTATGCCGGCACATACTTAACGCCGCTTTTCCTGCAGACTGTGCAAGGCGCCACGACCCTCAAAACAGGACTAATTCTGCTGCCTTCATCCATCCTGCTGGCATTGTTAAGCCCGGTTGTGGGCAAGCTGTATCCCAAGTTCGGTCCGGTGAAGCTGATTTCCGCAGGAATTGCCTTTATCTTTGCCGGTTTGTTTATGCTGAGCAGGCTGCATGTGGATGTTTCGCACAACTTTATTTTGTGGGCGATGGTTGTGCGCAATCTGGGGATCGGTCTGGCCAATGTTCCAAGCAGCACGGCATCCATGGAGGAGATTCCGGTGGAATGGTCAGGTCATGCAACTTCGATCAACAACTGGGTGCGCAATGTATTAAGCTCATTGGCCATCGCCGTATTCACTTCACTCTTGTCGAGCAGATCTGTGATCCACTCCAAAGAGCTCGTTGAGTCCGGTGCAGCGAGTTCTGATTCGATCACCCTGCTCTCATTTACAATGGGGGTAAATGATGTATTTGTCGTCGCTGCCATCATCGTACTGTTTGGTTTTCCGCTCATGCTTCTGCTGCGCCGCAAAGGAGGAACAACGCCTCTGCAAATGCAGACCCATGTCCGTAAGATCGCGAATCAGTAA
- a CDS encoding PadR family transcriptional regulator, with amino-acid sequence MNTLSYGLLALLTANSLSGYELTQSIKPLWRAGHSQIYPLLVSMEQKGYISYERIEQSDKPDKKIYTITDAGLEQLREWVETPADPPVLRDELHFKLYSLWLARPEEAKALLVRRAEFCRSELDRYNLMIKANEALCQERGETRELTATTFGRYLLLRKRVMDMESSVAFCEWAIGELESNAGPLE; translated from the coding sequence ATGAATACTCTGTCTTACGGGCTCCTTGCCCTGCTGACTGCCAACTCGCTGTCCGGATACGAGTTAACGCAAAGCATTAAGCCGCTATGGCGGGCGGGCCATAGTCAGATTTATCCTCTGCTGGTGAGTATGGAGCAGAAGGGATACATCTCCTACGAGCGGATCGAGCAGTCAGATAAGCCGGATAAAAAAATATATACGATCACGGATGCAGGACTTGAACAATTGCGGGAGTGGGTTGAGACGCCGGCTGATCCCCCCGTGTTGCGGGACGAACTGCATTTCAAGCTGTACAGCCTGTGGCTCGCAAGGCCGGAGGAGGCTAAGGCGCTGCTGGTAAGGCGTGCGGAATTCTGCAGGAGTGAGCTGGACCGGTATAACCTCATGATTAAAGCTAATGAAGCCCTGTGCCAGGAGCGCGGAGAAACCCGCGAGCTTACGGCAACGACGTTCGGGCGGTATTTGCTGCTGCGCAAGCGGGTAATGGATATGGAATCTTCTGTAGCCTTTTGCGAATGGGCCATCGGGGAACTTGAATCGAACGCCGGTCCGCTGGAATAA
- the lspA gene encoding signal peptidase II produces the protein MLFYLISILVVLADQAAKWMVRLNMQLGETIPFWNPYVQFTYYENSGAAFSSFQGFGKYFSIVAAVFVVAIFYYRRKGVLRGPLLEAASGFLVGGAIGNAIDRVIFHQVTDFLVFGEGGGIMNLADLAINAGGILIVIHLIIDQVKSSTAKRRRVKGSGTGQV, from the coding sequence ATGCTTTTTTACCTGATTTCAATATTGGTGGTACTGGCGGACCAGGCTGCTAAATGGATGGTGCGGTTAAACATGCAGCTGGGGGAGACCATTCCGTTCTGGAACCCTTACGTGCAATTTACTTATTATGAGAACAGTGGTGCGGCCTTCAGTTCTTTTCAGGGTTTTGGGAAGTATTTTTCGATTGTTGCGGCAGTATTTGTAGTCGCGATTTTTTATTACCGGCGTAAAGGAGTGCTGCGAGGGCCCTTGCTTGAAGCCGCCAGCGGATTTTTGGTGGGCGGTGCTATCGGCAATGCAATAGACCGCGTAATTTTTCATCAGGTTACGGATTTTCTTGTATTCGGGGAAGGCGGCGGCATCATGAATTTGGCCGATCTGGCAATCAATGCCGGCGGCATCCTGATCGTGATCCATCTGATTATCGATCAGGTGAAGAGCAGCACGGCCAAGAGAAGACGGGTGAAAGGCAGCGGCACCGGACAGGTGTGA